Proteins co-encoded in one Actinomadura luteofluorescens genomic window:
- a CDS encoding ROK family transcriptional regulator, whose protein sequence is MPTSPNTRVERGRRAILDALNQSFPATRQELSRRTGLAPSTVAGIVRGLLAEGLVHEHAATERAGRGRPSSPLSPHRPPGYLVGIDFGHTHVSAALASTAQQVVAEDRVPVDVDGSAGHALDRAGALVAGLLDRSKVPAGSVLRTVAGIPGPINQATGRIQSATILAGWAGVRPREELTARLGGEVTIANDAELAALAEHTHGAARGVSDLIYVKASHGIGAGLILAGRRYTGAYGASGEIGHTLVQEGGAQCRCGQRGCLESVVSIGEVWRQLIAAGLPLPEQPDELSLDALVGDPVVARIVADAGRRLGRVLSDLCNALDPAMLVIGGELATGGEPLLEGIRESLRRFAQPAISDRVHVRSSALGARAALVGALALAATEAII, encoded by the coding sequence GTGCCCACCTCACCGAACACCAGGGTCGAACGCGGCAGGCGCGCGATCCTCGACGCGCTGAACCAGTCCTTCCCCGCGACCCGGCAGGAGCTGAGCCGCCGGACCGGGCTCGCGCCGAGCACGGTGGCGGGGATTGTCCGGGGGCTGCTGGCCGAAGGGCTGGTGCACGAGCACGCGGCCACCGAGCGCGCGGGCCGGGGCAGGCCGTCCTCCCCGCTGTCGCCGCACCGCCCCCCGGGGTATCTGGTCGGCATCGACTTCGGGCACACGCACGTCTCCGCGGCCCTCGCCTCGACCGCGCAGCAGGTCGTCGCCGAGGACCGGGTGCCCGTGGACGTCGACGGTTCGGCGGGCCACGCGCTCGACCGGGCGGGGGCCCTGGTCGCGGGCCTGCTCGACCGGTCGAAAGTGCCGGCCGGTTCGGTGCTGCGGACGGTGGCGGGGATCCCGGGGCCGATCAACCAGGCGACCGGCCGGATCCAGTCGGCCACGATCCTCGCGGGCTGGGCGGGCGTCCGGCCGCGGGAGGAGCTCACCGCCAGGCTCGGCGGCGAGGTGACGATCGCCAACGACGCGGAGCTCGCCGCGCTGGCCGAGCACACGCACGGGGCCGCCCGCGGCGTGTCGGACCTGATCTACGTCAAGGCGTCCCACGGCATCGGGGCCGGGCTGATCCTCGCGGGCCGCCGGTACACCGGGGCCTACGGGGCGTCCGGGGAGATCGGGCACACGCTGGTCCAGGAGGGCGGGGCGCAGTGCCGCTGCGGGCAGCGCGGCTGCCTGGAGTCGGTGGTGTCGATCGGCGAGGTGTGGCGGCAGCTCATCGCGGCGGGCCTGCCGCTCCCCGAGCAGCCCGACGAGCTCTCCCTGGACGCACTGGTCGGCGATCCGGTGGTGGCCCGGATCGTCGCCGACGCGGGGCGCCGGCTCGGACGCGTCCTGTCCGACCTGTGCAACGCCCTGGACCCCGCGATGCTCGTCATCGGCGGTGAGCTCGCGACGGGCGGCGAGCCCCTCCTGGAGGGGATCCGCGAGTCGCTGCGCCGCTTCGCCCAGCCCGCGATCAGCGACCGGGTCCATGTCCGGTCCTCGGCCCTGGGCGCGCGGGCGGCGCTGGTCGGCGCGCTGGCCCTCGCCGCCACGGAGGCCATCATCTGA
- a CDS encoding VOC family protein, with translation MALRLVQVNFKARDDSALGRFWAEALGWGTDSEAPGVTNLEPAGFDWPDPTAVCVDLVTVPDPESVKDRVHLDLATASAAHQAELVARLKDLGATPADVGQGDVPWTVLADPEGNVFCVLEPREVYRDTGPIAAVVVDCADPRAMARFWGEAMDWTLHELTDDRAVMRAPEGVGPYLEFLRTPAERTWWNRVHLDLLPYVVSDKEAEVDRLRGLGATDLDVGQGDVPWTCLADPEGNEFCVLGRSTDEASA, from the coding sequence ATGGCGCTGCGACTTGTCCAGGTGAACTTCAAGGCTCGGGACGATTCGGCGCTCGGCCGGTTCTGGGCGGAGGCGCTCGGCTGGGGCACCGACAGCGAGGCGCCCGGGGTGACCAACCTTGAGCCCGCGGGCTTCGACTGGCCCGACCCCACCGCCGTCTGCGTCGACCTCGTCACCGTGCCGGATCCCGAGTCGGTGAAGGACCGCGTGCACCTCGATCTCGCCACCGCTTCCGCGGCCCATCAGGCCGAGCTGGTCGCGCGCCTGAAGGATCTCGGTGCGACGCCCGCGGATGTGGGCCAGGGCGATGTCCCGTGGACGGTCCTGGCCGACCCGGAGGGCAACGTGTTCTGCGTGCTGGAGCCCCGGGAGGTCTACCGGGACACCGGGCCGATCGCCGCGGTGGTTGTCGACTGCGCCGATCCCCGGGCCATGGCCCGGTTCTGGGGCGAGGCGATGGACTGGACCCTGCACGAGCTGACCGACGACCGTGCGGTGATGCGTGCCCCCGAGGGCGTCGGCCCGTATCTGGAGTTCCTCCGCACGCCCGCCGAGAGGACGTGGTGGAACCGCGTGCACCTCGACCTGCTGCCGTACGTCGTCAGCGACAAGGAGGCGGAGGTGGACCGGCTGCGGGGCCTGGGCGCCACAGACCTCGACGTCGGTCAGGGCGACGTGCCGTGGACGTGCCTCGCCGACCCGGAGGGCAACGAGTTCTGCGTCCTCGGCCGGAGCACCGACGAAGCCTCGGCGTGA